One stretch of Streptomyces sp. NBC_00443 DNA includes these proteins:
- a CDS encoding amino acid permease yields MTDDAIASGRSSGKVSDEERLAQLGYTQVLSRRMSAFSNYAVSFTIISVLSGCLTLYLFGMNTGGPAVITWGWVAVGLMTLFVGLAMAEICSAYPTSAGLYFWAHRLAPPRTAAAWAWFTGWFNVLGQVAVTAGIDFGAASFLGAYLNLQFGFEVTPGRTILLFAGILVLHGLLNTFGVRIVALLNSISVWWHVLGVAVIVGALTFVPDEHQSASFVFGEFVNNTGWGSGVYVVLVGLLMAQYTFTGYDASAHMTEETHDASTAGPKGIVQSIWTSWIAGFVLLLGFTFAIQSYEGALTSPTGAPPAQILLDALGATAGKLLLLVVIGAQLFCGMASVTANSRMIYAFSRDGALPFSHVWHTVSPRTRTPVAAVWLAAGGALVLGLPYLINVTAYAAVTSIAVIGLYIAYVIPTLLRLRKGDAFERGPWHLGRWSGAVGVVAVTWVGVITVLFMLPQVSPVTWETFNYAPVAVLVVLGFAATWWLASARHWFLNPDHERTIARDAARAGAPEPVDP; encoded by the coding sequence ATGACAGATGACGCCATAGCGAGCGGGCGGTCCTCCGGGAAGGTCTCGGACGAAGAGCGGCTGGCCCAGCTCGGCTACACGCAGGTTCTCAGCCGCCGTATGTCGGCGTTCTCCAACTACGCGGTCTCCTTCACGATCATCTCGGTCCTGTCGGGCTGCCTGACGCTGTATCTGTTCGGCATGAACACGGGCGGCCCGGCGGTGATCACCTGGGGCTGGGTGGCCGTAGGCCTGATGACCCTCTTCGTCGGCCTCGCCATGGCCGAGATCTGCTCGGCGTATCCGACGTCGGCGGGCCTGTACTTCTGGGCGCACCGGCTCGCGCCGCCGCGTACGGCCGCCGCCTGGGCGTGGTTCACGGGCTGGTTCAACGTGCTGGGCCAGGTGGCGGTGACGGCCGGCATCGACTTCGGGGCGGCATCGTTCCTGGGCGCGTACCTGAACCTGCAGTTCGGTTTCGAGGTGACCCCGGGCCGCACGATCCTGCTCTTCGCGGGCATCCTCGTCCTGCACGGCCTCCTCAACACCTTCGGCGTGCGTATCGTCGCGCTGCTGAACAGCATCAGCGTGTGGTGGCACGTGCTGGGCGTCGCGGTGATCGTCGGCGCGCTGACCTTCGTACCGGACGAGCATCAGTCGGCGTCCTTCGTGTTCGGCGAGTTCGTGAACAACACCGGCTGGGGCAGCGGGGTGTACGTCGTCCTGGTGGGCCTGCTGATGGCGCAGTACACCTTCACCGGGTACGACGCCTCGGCGCACATGACGGAGGAGACGCACGACGCGTCGACGGCGGGCCCGAAGGGGATCGTGCAGTCGATCTGGACGTCGTGGATAGCGGGTTTCGTTCTCCTGCTGGGCTTCACCTTCGCGATCCAGTCCTACGAGGGTGCCCTCACGTCCCCGACCGGTGCGCCGCCCGCGCAGATCCTGCTCGACGCGCTGGGCGCGACGGCGGGCAAGCTGCTCCTACTGGTCGTCATCGGGGCGCAGTTGTTCTGCGGGATGGCGTCCGTGACGGCCAACAGCCGTATGATCTACGCCTTCTCGCGCGACGGGGCCCTGCCCTTCTCGCACGTGTGGCACACCGTCAGCCCGCGCACCCGGACGCCGGTGGCGGCGGTGTGGCTGGCCGCGGGCGGGGCGCTGGTGCTCGGGCTGCCGTATCTGATCAACGTAACGGCGTATGCGGCGGTGACCTCGATCGCGGTGATCGGCCTCTACATCGCGTACGTCATCCCGACGCTGCTGCGGCTGCGCAAGGGAGACGCGTTCGAGCGCGGGCCGTGGCACCTGGGGCGCTGGTCGGGGGCCGTCGGGGTGGTGGCGGTGACGTGGGTCGGCGTGATCACGGTGCTGTTCATGCTGCCGCAGGTGTCCCCGGTGACCTGGGAGACCTTCAACTACGCCCCGGTCGCCGTCCTGGTCGTCCTCGGTTTCGCCGCGACCTGGTGGCTGGCGTCGGCCCGGCACTGGTTCCTCAACCCCGACCACGAGCGCACGATCGCCCGGGACGCGGCCCGTGCGGGGGCGCCCGAACCGGTGGATCCGTAG
- a CDS encoding S8 family serine peptidase: MPPTPHTAPISGAKRVARVAVAAGLVAALSAAGPIPLALAADGSTATAADPGVKSAHDKLGADDADLLAEAKAQRDKTVTMMIATAPGQTEKVAAELDALKGGSVGRTYDKLGYVRATVPTGRADSAISAAAQLSSVQAIDLRDEIPLVEPGLDSGAKSTASAATYPGPDKNTPAKNPYNPSFETGAVDFVKKNPKADGRGVTIGVLDTGVDLASPALQKTTTGERKIVDWVTATDPIVDGDGTWRAMTTSVSGPSFTFGGKSWTAPEGAYQVSTFREDVTEQGKAADGDADGDVNRDGDTTDDWGVLYDAKAGQVTVDVNDNGDFTDDTPMKPYKDGRQVGHFGTDDPATGIAESQDFVVEVRKDVPMDPLGGDWAGKKADFVNIGLTAGAHGSHVAGITAANGLLGGRMDGQAPGAKIVSSRACIFGPGCSSVALTEGMIDLVANRGVDVVNMSIGGLPPLNDGNNARAELYTRLIDTYGVQLVLSAGNSGPGANTIGDPGLADKVISVGAGVSKETFAANYGTGVRTKYQLFNFSSRGPREDGGFTPTVVAPGAAVSTIPAWMPGAPIAEAGWKLPAGYAMYNGTSMASPQAAGASALLLSAAKQKSIKLTPEKLRTALTSTAHHIEGLQAYEEGAGRIDVGDAWRAVRAGATAHDYAVKAPVDTALDQALKTPGAGTGLYDREGGLKAGKKKTYDVTVTRTSGPAGSLPHTLRLANNRARTFSILGPKVVDLPLNKPVTVKVQAAPKNAGIKSAILEADDPRTVGVDKQILTTVVVSTPAKYTFTASGSVQRNNFKSYFVTVPEGTKSLEITLGGLKQGSRTFFTAINPYGVPAADNSPDTKDLPESAEPVPGVWEIEVDSRRTSALLDNPFKLNATVYGASFDPESVTVPEAEVGTPVAASWTVTNKLEAVEGNFKGGALGSSKTARPAIKGGETHTSTIEVPEGTTSLDVSIGKVSDLGADLDLSVYDAQGKLVGQSADGDAEESVSIADPAAGKYTVEVAGFEVPSGSTAYDYRDAYFSSALGSVKVDESAPVKLGTGDSAKAAANVTVARAVPEGRQLFGEVRLVNTRGTTAGVGGVTIEKVTP; the protein is encoded by the coding sequence ATGCCCCCCACCCCCCACACGGCCCCGATATCGGGCGCGAAACGCGTCGCCCGAGTCGCCGTGGCCGCAGGCCTCGTCGCCGCGCTCTCCGCGGCCGGCCCCATACCCCTCGCCCTCGCCGCGGACGGCTCCACCGCCACCGCGGCCGACCCCGGCGTCAAGTCCGCCCACGACAAGCTCGGCGCGGACGACGCCGACCTCCTCGCCGAGGCCAAGGCGCAGCGCGACAAGACCGTCACCATGATGATCGCCACCGCGCCCGGGCAGACCGAGAAGGTCGCCGCGGAGCTGGACGCGCTCAAGGGCGGCTCCGTGGGCCGTACCTACGACAAGCTCGGCTATGTACGGGCCACCGTGCCGACCGGCAGGGCGGACTCCGCCATCTCGGCCGCCGCGCAGCTCTCCTCCGTGCAGGCCATCGACCTGCGGGACGAGATACCCCTCGTGGAGCCGGGCCTCGACAGCGGCGCCAAGTCGACCGCCTCGGCGGCCACTTACCCCGGCCCCGACAAGAACACCCCCGCGAAGAACCCGTACAACCCGTCCTTCGAGACGGGCGCCGTCGACTTCGTGAAGAAGAACCCGAAGGCGGACGGCCGCGGCGTCACCATCGGCGTCCTCGACACCGGTGTCGACCTCGCGAGCCCCGCGCTGCAGAAGACGACGACCGGTGAGCGCAAGATCGTCGACTGGGTGACCGCCACCGACCCGATCGTCGACGGCGACGGCACCTGGCGGGCGATGACCACCTCAGTCTCCGGGCCGTCCTTCACCTTCGGGGGCAAGAGCTGGACGGCGCCCGAGGGGGCGTACCAGGTCAGCACCTTCCGCGAGGACGTCACAGAGCAGGGCAAGGCCGCGGACGGCGACGCCGACGGTGACGTCAACCGCGACGGCGACACGACCGACGACTGGGGCGTCCTGTACGACGCCAAGGCCGGCCAGGTCACCGTCGACGTGAACGACAACGGCGACTTCACCGACGACACCCCGATGAAGCCGTACAAGGACGGCCGCCAGGTCGGCCACTTCGGCACCGACGACCCGGCCACCGGCATCGCCGAGAGCCAGGACTTCGTCGTGGAGGTCCGCAAGGACGTCCCGATGGACCCGCTGGGCGGCGACTGGGCCGGCAAGAAGGCCGACTTCGTCAACATCGGCCTCACCGCCGGCGCGCACGGCAGCCACGTGGCCGGCATCACCGCCGCCAACGGCCTGCTCGGCGGCAGGATGGACGGTCAGGCCCCGGGCGCCAAGATCGTCTCCAGCCGGGCCTGCATCTTCGGCCCCGGCTGCTCCAGCGTCGCGCTCACCGAGGGCATGATCGACCTCGTCGCCAACCGTGGCGTCGACGTCGTCAACATGTCCATCGGCGGCCTGCCCCCGCTGAACGACGGCAACAACGCGCGTGCGGAGCTCTACACGCGGCTCATCGACACCTACGGCGTCCAGCTCGTCCTGTCCGCGGGCAACTCCGGCCCCGGCGCCAACACCATCGGCGACCCCGGCCTCGCCGACAAGGTCATCTCGGTCGGCGCGGGCGTCTCCAAGGAGACCTTCGCCGCCAACTACGGCACCGGCGTGCGCACCAAGTACCAGCTGTTCAACTTCTCCTCGCGCGGCCCGCGTGAGGACGGCGGGTTCACCCCGACCGTCGTGGCTCCAGGCGCCGCGGTCAGCACGATCCCGGCCTGGATGCCGGGCGCGCCCATCGCCGAGGCGGGCTGGAAGCTCCCGGCCGGCTATGCCATGTACAACGGCACCTCGATGGCGTCCCCGCAGGCCGCGGGCGCGTCCGCGCTGCTGTTGTCCGCCGCGAAGCAGAAGAGCATCAAGCTGACGCCCGAGAAGCTGCGCACCGCCCTCACCTCGACCGCCCACCACATCGAGGGACTCCAGGCATACGAGGAGGGCGCCGGCCGCATCGACGTCGGCGACGCCTGGAGGGCGGTCAGGGCAGGCGCCACCGCCCATGACTACGCCGTGAAGGCTCCGGTCGACACCGCACTCGACCAGGCGCTGAAGACGCCGGGCGCGGGCACGGGTCTGTACGACCGCGAGGGCGGCCTCAAGGCCGGCAAGAAGAAGACGTACGACGTCACCGTCACCCGTACGTCCGGCCCCGCCGGTTCCCTCCCGCACACCCTGCGCCTGGCCAACAACAGGGCCCGCACCTTCTCGATCCTCGGCCCGAAGGTCGTCGACCTGCCGCTGAACAAGCCGGTGACGGTCAAGGTGCAGGCCGCGCCGAAGAACGCGGGTATCAAGAGCGCGATCCTGGAGGCGGACGACCCGAGGACGGTCGGCGTCGACAAGCAGATCCTCACCACCGTCGTCGTCTCCACGCCGGCCAAGTACACCTTCACCGCCTCGGGTTCGGTGCAGCGCAACAACTTCAAGTCGTACTTCGTGACGGTCCCGGAGGGTACGAAGTCGCTGGAGATCACGCTCGGCGGGCTGAAGCAGGGCAGCCGGACGTTCTTCACCGCCATCAACCCCTACGGCGTCCCCGCCGCGGACAACAGCCCGGACACCAAGGACCTCCCCGAGTCCGCCGAGCCGGTGCCCGGCGTCTGGGAGATCGAGGTCGACTCGCGCCGTACGTCGGCACTGCTGGACAACCCGTTCAAGCTGAACGCCACCGTGTACGGCGCCTCCTTCGACCCGGAGTCGGTGACCGTGCCGGAGGCCGAGGTCGGTACTCCCGTCGCCGCCTCCTGGACGGTGACCAACAAGCTGGAGGCCGTCGAGGGCAACTTCAAGGGCGGCGCGCTCGGCTCGTCGAAGACCGCGCGGCCGGCCATCAAGGGCGGTGAGACGCACACCAGCACCATCGAGGTGCCCGAGGGCACCACCTCGCTGGACGTCTCCATCGGCAAGGTCTCCGACCTGGGCGCCGACCTCGACCTGTCGGTGTACGACGCCCAGGGCAAGCTCGTCGGCCAGTCCGCGGACGGCGACGCCGAGGAGTCCGTCTCCATCGCCGACCCGGCCGCCGGCAAGTACACCGTCGAGGTGGCCGGCTTCGAGGTGCCGTCCGGCTCGACCGCGTACGACTACCGGGACGCGTACTTCTCCTCGGCGCTCGGCTCGGTCAAGGTCGACGAGTCCGCGCCGGTGAAGCTCGGCACGGGTGACTCGGCGAAGGCGGCGGCGAACGTCACCGTCGCACGGGCCGTGCCCGAGGGCCGTCAGCTCTTCGGCGAGGTACGGCTGGTGAACACGCGCGGGACGACCGCGGGTGTCGGCGGGGTGACGATCGAGAAGGTCACGCCGTAG
- a CDS encoding GTP cyclohydrolase II, giving the protein MPDFTAAATQRARVRVPLRFQDGYGVDAELVTFHGLADGLEHVAVVLGDAAPGTTPLVRLHSECLTGDVFGSARCDCGPQLREAVERIAERGGVLLYLRQEGRGIGLYNKLDAYALQDQGLDTYAANAALGLPEDARDYTAAAQMLTALGIGALDLLSNNPDKADQLRALGIKVQDRVPTGVFATPDNVRYLRAKVLQTQHTLPLGDLAKLSAG; this is encoded by the coding sequence ATGCCCGACTTCACCGCCGCCGCCACCCAGCGCGCCCGCGTCCGGGTTCCGCTGCGCTTCCAGGACGGCTACGGCGTCGACGCCGAACTCGTCACCTTCCACGGCCTGGCCGACGGCCTGGAACACGTGGCCGTCGTCCTCGGAGACGCGGCTCCCGGCACCACCCCGCTGGTCCGCCTGCACTCCGAGTGCCTGACCGGCGACGTCTTCGGCTCGGCCCGCTGCGACTGCGGCCCCCAGCTGCGCGAGGCCGTCGAGCGCATCGCCGAGCGCGGCGGTGTGCTGCTGTACCTGCGCCAGGAGGGCCGCGGCATCGGGCTCTACAACAAGCTCGACGCGTACGCCCTCCAGGACCAGGGCCTCGACACCTACGCCGCGAACGCCGCGCTCGGCCTCCCGGAGGACGCCCGCGACTACACGGCGGCCGCCCAGATGCTCACCGCCCTCGGCATCGGCGCACTGGACCTGCTCTCCAACAACCCCGACAAGGCCGACCAGTTGCGCGCCCTCGGCATCAAGGTCCAGGACCGCGTCCCGACCGGCGTCTTCGCCACCCCGGACAACGTCCGCTACCTGCGCGCGAAGGTCCTCCAGACCCAGCACACGCTGCCGCTGGGCGACCTCGCGAAGCTCAGCGCGGGCTGA
- a CDS encoding MarR family winged helix-turn-helix transcriptional regulator, producing MTTRWLSPEEQRAWRAYIASAALVEDALDRQLQQEAGMPHLYYSILATLSEAPERRLRMTDLAEGLKITRSRLTYAVTRLEKDGLVRREDCRWDKRGSIATLTEEGMRVLERAAPGHVETVRALLFDRLTPEQVGQLEEIFTAVAGGFQGDTAHATADDVPWRRRSTKPCS from the coding sequence ATGACGACTCGCTGGCTCTCCCCCGAGGAGCAGCGCGCCTGGCGCGCCTACATCGCCTCCGCCGCCCTCGTGGAGGACGCGCTGGACCGGCAGCTCCAGCAGGAAGCCGGCATGCCCCATCTGTATTACTCCATCCTCGCCACCCTGTCCGAGGCTCCGGAGCGCCGGCTGCGCATGACCGACCTCGCGGAAGGCCTGAAGATCACCCGCAGTCGACTGACGTACGCCGTGACACGCCTGGAGAAGGACGGGCTGGTGCGGCGCGAGGACTGCCGCTGGGACAAGCGCGGCAGCATCGCCACCCTCACCGAGGAAGGGATGCGCGTCCTGGAGCGTGCGGCCCCGGGCCATGTGGAGACCGTGCGGGCGCTGCTCTTCGACCGACTGACCCCGGAGCAGGTCGGGCAGCTGGAGGAGATCTTCACGGCGGTGGCCGGGGGATTCCAGGGCGACACCGCGCATGCCACCGCGGACGACGTGCCCTGGCGACGGCGCTCCACCAAGCCCTGTTCGTGA
- a CDS encoding dihydrofolate reductase family protein: MPSYPYVLLSAAVSLDGYLDDTTPERLLLSSPADFDRVDEVRASVDAILIGAGTIRADNPRLLVNSAERRAARVAAGKPEYPLKVTVSASGELDPTANFWHTGGEKIVYTTEKGAERLRRAPVAADVVALGADLDWRGLLRHLREVRGVERLMVEGGGTIHTQLLQQGLADEVQLVLAPLFVGDPDAPRLFGPGGYQGGRLRLLETRRIEDVVLMRYEPTAPGAGVLPSAADRRWLAVACDLAAQCPPSGTAFSVGAVVVAADGTELARGYSREGGDPVVHAEEAALAKIAAGDPRVTSATVYTSLEPCTRRASRPVPCARLILDAGVRRVVTAWREPDTFVAGADGSGLLAGEGVEVVVLPEYEGPAKAPNSHLLP; this comes from the coding sequence ATGCCGTCGTACCCCTACGTCCTGCTGTCCGCCGCGGTCTCGCTGGACGGCTACCTCGACGACACCACCCCCGAGCGCCTGCTCCTCTCCAGCCCGGCCGACTTCGACCGGGTCGACGAGGTGCGGGCGTCCGTGGACGCGATCCTGATCGGCGCCGGCACGATCCGGGCGGACAACCCGCGGCTGCTGGTGAACTCGGCCGAGCGGCGGGCCGCGCGGGTGGCGGCCGGGAAGCCGGAGTATCCGCTCAAGGTCACGGTCAGCGCGTCCGGCGAGCTGGACCCGACGGCGAACTTCTGGCACACGGGCGGCGAGAAGATCGTCTACACGACGGAGAAGGGCGCGGAGCGCCTGCGCCGGGCGCCGGTCGCGGCGGACGTGGTCGCGCTGGGCGCCGACCTGGACTGGCGGGGCCTACTGCGGCACCTGCGCGAGGTGCGCGGCGTCGAACGGCTGATGGTCGAGGGGGGCGGCACGATCCACACGCAGCTCCTTCAGCAGGGGCTGGCGGACGAGGTGCAACTGGTGCTGGCGCCGCTGTTCGTGGGGGACCCGGACGCGCCGCGGCTGTTCGGGCCGGGCGGGTATCAGGGAGGCCGGCTGCGGCTGCTCGAGACGCGGCGGATCGAGGACGTCGTGCTGATGCGCTACGAGCCGACGGCACCCGGTGCGGGTGTCCTGCCGTCCGCCGCGGACCGGAGGTGGCTGGCGGTGGCCTGCGATCTGGCGGCACAGTGCCCGCCGTCGGGGACGGCCTTCAGCGTCGGGGCGGTCGTGGTGGCGGCCGACGGGACGGAGCTGGCGCGGGGGTACTCGCGGGAGGGCGGTGACCCCGTGGTGCATGCCGAGGAGGCCGCGCTGGCGAAGATCGCGGCCGGGGATCCCCGGGTGACGTCCGCCACGGTGTACACGAGCCTGGAGCCCTGTACGCGCCGGGCGTCCCGGCCGGTGCCCTGCGCGCGGCTGATCCTCGACGCGGGGGTGCGGCGCGTGGTGACGGCCTGGCGGGAGCCGGACACGTTCGTGGCGGGGGCCGACGGGAGCGGGCTGCTGGCGGGAGAAGGGGTGGAGGTCGTCGTCCTGCCGGAGTACGAGGGGCCGGCCAAGGCTCCGAACAGCCATCTGCTGCCCTGA